Part of the Vibrio sp. SCSIO 43137 genome, GTCTTCTAATTCAGACAGGCACATCTCTTCATGAATCTGCTGAACCCACTTGGTTACACGCTCATCGGTAAGTTCTGGCTGGCGATCTTCGTCAATGCATAGACCGACAAAAGTTTCATCGTCTACCAGAGCTTTAGACGCTTCAAACTCATAACCTTCAGTTGGCCAGTGACCTAATACAGTACCGCCTTTGGCTTCCACGATATCACGGATGTTACCCATAGCATCACAGAAATACTCAGCATAGTCTTCCTGATCGCCGCAACCGAAAATAGCAACCAGCTTGGTAGAGAAATCAATGTCTTCTAACTCAGGGAAAAAGTCATCCCAGTCACACTGAGCTTCACCGTAATACCAGGTAGGAATACCCAGAATCAACAGGTCAAAGTTATCCAGATCTTCTTTACTGCTTTTTGCAATATCCTGAACGTGAACGAGCTTCTTAGTCAGCTGCTTTTGAATCATCTTTGCAACGGCTTCTGTATTACCAGTATCGCTACCAAAGAAGAGACCTACACTTGCCATAAATGAATACCTATATATTTATTGTTGATATTGGCGGAAAACGACCGTCAACCCAGCCCGGTGCCTTCCCAGCTAAGTTGAATAATGCCTTTAGCGATAAAGCCTGCACAACCTAAAAACAGAACAGACCATACTACCCGCTGACCGAATACAGGAACATTGCCTTGTTTAAGCACATCTTTTATCGCCATTCCGATAAAAAAGAAGATACCGGCAAACAGCAAATCTAAGCCGATTGTGTTTAATGTATCCATGTAGTCGTAGAGCATATCATTTTCCTATGCCAAATTAGTTGGAGAACTATATCACTGTTAACATGTAAAGTTAATGATCTATCCTGTGTGAAATTGATGTTATAGACCATAAACTGAGAATCAATCAGCTTGGGGATTCTTATACACTGCTTATGTTTTTTAGCGGATAAATCGCCTTATTGCCCTGACCACTTCTTGTGGTTTTTCTGCGTGTAACCAGTGACCGGTATTAGCAATAATATGCGCTTTGGCATTAGGAAATTGTTGCTGAATCTCTTTCTGATATTCAGCAGTAATATAGTCCGAATCTGCACCTTTAAGAAATAGCGTAGCGACAGGGCATCCCGGTTGTAAATCCCATCCCAGAATATTCCAGTAATTATCCAGAATGGCCGGCACATTGAAGCGCCATTTCAGATAACCTTCTGCCCGGTAGAGGGATTTGCCCAGAAACTGACGAACCCCTTCCATCTCTATATGTTCTGCCAATAATGAAAGTGCTTCATTACGATTG contains:
- a CDS encoding DUF2788 domain-containing protein codes for the protein MLYDYMDTLNTIGLDLLFAGIFFFIGMAIKDVLKQGNVPVFGQRVVWSVLFLGCAGFIAKGIIQLSWEGTGLG
- the fldA gene encoding flavodoxin FldA translates to MASVGLFFGSDTGNTEAVAKMIQKQLTKKLVHVQDIAKSSKEDLDNFDLLILGIPTWYYGEAQCDWDDFFPELEDIDFSTKLVAIFGCGDQEDYAEYFCDAMGNIRDIVEAKGGTVLGHWPTEGYEFEASKALVDDETFVGLCIDEDRQPELTDERVTKWVQQIHEEMCLSELED